TTTTGCCGTAGGTTTTAATGGAAAGGGGTTGTGAGCTATGGGGTTCCTTCCCGAGGGCATGCTGGAAACACGGAAAGTGAAGCTGGGGAAACTGGGAATCCTTCCTTGGTCAACTTCTTATCCTACTTCAGTTTCCTGAAACATCCCTGGTTAAAACTCCTGTGATTAAAAAGACAAGCACTTATAAAAGTCCATCAAGGTTCCTCATTAAAGCTGAAGTCACACACTAGAGACAGGTGGTCTGAAGGGTAATTGAAGGATGGTAGGCGGTTGGGTCCGATCTGTTCCTCAGTGAGCAAATCCAGAGCCGAGCACACACTGAGAGCATGCTTGGAATACCAGATGTAGTCCAGGGTGTGGCGGCACTCCCCCGAGGTCCGGATCTTCCAGGTCGTGTACGGGGGCTCCGACTGCCCGTCAGCACTCAGCAGCTTGTAGGCGCTGTTCAGGTTGAGGCTGGAGGAAGCAAAGTGTTTGTAGACCTCCTCCGTGGGCTCTGCATTGAAGTCCCCACAAACAATAAGGGGAATCTTGGCTCCTTGGGTGATGTTCTGCAGGTTCTGGAGAAGGTCACAGCCTTGAGCTGATCGAAATCGCTCCCAGCCAGTACGTGCTTTTAAGTGGGTGACGGCGATGCAGAACTGTCGGCTGGACTCCTTGCACTCCAGCGTCTGGGCGATGGCCACCTGATTGGTTTTCAGAGTCATGGCTGTCAGCCTGATGTTGGCACTGTTGACCAGCTTGAATCGGTTCTGAAGAAAAAACAGGGCACAGCCATCCGGCCCGTTGTTGT
The nucleotide sequence above comes from Camelus dromedarius isolate mCamDro1 chromosome 1, mCamDro1.pat, whole genome shotgun sequence. Encoded proteins:
- the NOCT gene encoding nocturnin isoform X2 is translated as MPSCDVCPLQFCVLLVLEVSLGSRLVSSSSFSVYSMGNGTSRLYSALAKTLNSSAASQHPEYLVAPDPEHLEPIDPKELLEECRAVLHTRPPRFQRDFVDLRADCPSSHHPPIRVMQWNILAQALGEGKDNFVQCPIEALKWEERKCLILEEILAYQPDILCLQEVDHYFDTFHPLLSRLGYQGTFFPKPWSPCLDVEHNNGPDGCALFFLQNRFKLVNSANIRLTAMTLKTNQVAIAQTLECKESSRQFCIAVTHLKARTGWERFRSAQGCDLLQNLQNITQGAKIPLIVCGDFNAEPTEEVYKHFASSSLNLNSAYKLLSADGQSEPPYTTWKIRTSGECRHTLDYIWYSKHALSVCSALDLLTEEQIGPNRLPSFNYPSDHLSLVCDFSFNEEP
- the NOCT gene encoding nocturnin isoform X3, which gives rise to MGNGTSRLYSALAKTLNSSAASQHPEYLVAPDPEHLEPIDPKELLEECRAVLHTRPPRFQRDFVDLRADCPSSHHPPIRVMQWNILAQALGEGKDNFVQCPIEALKWEERKCLILEEILAYQPDILCLQEVDHYFDTFHPLLSRLGYQGTFFPKPWSPCLDVEHNNGPDGCALFFLQNRFKLVNSANIRLTAMTLKTNQVAIAQTLECKESSRQFCIAVTHLKARTGWERFRSAQGCDLLQNLQNITQGAKIPLIVCGDFNAEPTEEVYKHFASSSLNLNSAYKLLSADGQSEPPYTTWKIRTSGECRHTLDYIWYSKHALSVCSALDLLTEEQIGPNRLPSFNYPSDHLSLVCDFSFNEEP